The Nitrosospira lacus genome window below encodes:
- a CDS encoding BON domain-containing protein: MNTQNRLFVLTIALIGALSIAGCGKSAEKAAPPGEPKPEAKTTVGTEIDDSAITTKVKSALLANEDVKSFDIKVETRKGEVQLSGFVDNQTQIDRAIAVTRGVEGVKNVDNKMSLKTTATTIGDKIDDAVITTKVKAALLADESIKSFDIAAVTRDGEVQLSGFVANQTQIDQAVAVARGVEGVKNVINELSIKK, translated from the coding sequence ATGAATACCCAAAATAGATTATTCGTTCTGACTATCGCGCTTATCGGCGCGCTATCCATTGCCGGTTGCGGAAAAAGCGCTGAGAAAGCGGCTCCGCCGGGGGAGCCAAAACCCGAGGCTAAAACCACGGTGGGAACGGAAATCGATGACAGCGCCATCACCACCAAGGTGAAATCTGCGCTGCTGGCCAATGAGGATGTCAAGAGTTTTGATATCAAGGTCGAGACACGCAAAGGCGAGGTTCAACTGAGCGGTTTTGTGGATAACCAGACTCAGATTGATCGCGCCATTGCGGTCACCCGGGGGGTCGAGGGTGTCAAGAACGTGGATAACAAGATGAGCCTGAAGACTACCGCGACGACGATAGGCGACAAGATAGATGATGCTGTCATTACCACTAAGGTGAAAGCCGCGCTGCTTGCCGATGAGAGTATCAAAAGCTTTGATATCGCGGCAGTGACACGCGACGGTGAGGTTCAGCTCAGCGGTTTTGTGGCCAATCAGACTCAGATCGACCAGGCGGTCGCCGTCGCGCGCGGCGTCGAGGGCGTAAAGAATGTTATTAATGAATTGAGCATCAAGAAGTAA
- a CDS encoding CsbD family protein — MNWDQVEGNWKQFKGKVKEQWGKLTDDHLDVIAGKRDQLSGKIQESYGITKEEAEKQISTWEKNQKDIYPPK, encoded by the coding sequence ATGAACTGGGATCAAGTGGAGGGTAACTGGAAACAATTCAAGGGTAAAGTCAAGGAACAGTGGGGCAAGCTGACCGACGATCATCTCGATGTGATTGCGGGCAAACGGGATCAGCTGTCTGGGAAGATTCAGGAATCTTACGGAATCACAAAAGAGGAGGCGGAAAAGCAAATTTCAACCTGGGAAAAAAACCAGAAGGATATCTATCCTCCCAAGTAA
- a CDS encoding lmo0937 family membrane protein yields MLYTIAVVLIILWLLGLVSSYTMGGFIHVLLVIAIVVVLLRVISGRKPL; encoded by the coding sequence ATGCTCTATACCATTGCTGTCGTTCTGATCATTTTATGGCTGCTTGGGCTGGTGAGTTCTTATACCATGGGTGGCTTTATCCATGTTCTGCTGGTGATCGCGATCGTGGTTGTGCTACTTAGAGTCATCAGCGGCCGCAAACCCCTGTGA
- a CDS encoding SRPBCC family protein translates to MKIIATSVAFLPLLFLGEPVLAEEGKLPGKLNTSTVNSATQAVQRHSTDIRVKVENDGEQIIVNATFTVPAAPQLVWAVLTDFDNISRFISSIQSSKVVGRSGNDVHVSQHAIEKYAFLTISLESVRKISLTPFKKIQERMISGNMRKMEETTQLLPEGDHTRIVYQAEIIPDMWILRFIGPHFIENEARKQFQEISDEIIRRKRVLTTG, encoded by the coding sequence ATGAAGATAATTGCCACATCTGTCGCTTTTCTGCCGCTTCTGTTTCTCGGCGAGCCGGTTCTGGCCGAAGAAGGAAAGCTCCCAGGGAAATTAAACACGTCGACGGTGAACTCAGCCACGCAGGCTGTCCAGCGTCACAGTACCGACATTCGCGTTAAAGTTGAGAATGATGGTGAGCAAATCATCGTGAATGCAACTTTTACCGTTCCGGCCGCACCCCAGCTAGTCTGGGCAGTACTGACAGACTTCGATAACATATCCCGTTTTATTTCCAGCATCCAGTCCAGTAAGGTTGTCGGAAGGTCGGGCAATGATGTGCATGTCTCCCAGCACGCGATAGAAAAATATGCCTTTCTAACGATTTCGCTTGAATCGGTACGAAAAATAAGTTTGACCCCTTTCAAGAAAATCCAGGAGCGCATGATTAGCGGCAACATGCGCAAAATGGAAGAAACAACACAGTTGCTGCCAGAGGGCGATCACACCCGTATTGTCTATCAGGCAGAGATCATTCCCGATATGTGGATTCTGCGGTTTATAGGACCCCACTTCATCGAAAATGAAGCGCGAAAGCAATTCCAGGAAATATCGGACGAAATAATCAGGAGAAAGCGCGTACTCACCACTGGTTAG
- the guaA gene encoding glutamine-hydrolyzing GMP synthase: MHQKILILDFGSQYTQLIARRVRETNVYCEVHPCDVSSQFIHDFAPRGIILSGGPDSVAEDETPRASQIVFELGIPVLGICYGMQAMAAQLGGAVETSKVREFGYAEVRAEGQTALMRNIHDRTDAEGEPVLDVWMSHGDKVTALPPGFKVMTSNAATPNAAIADEVRKFYGMQFHPEVTHTLQGKAIIERFAHEICGVGYDWNMPDFMEEAIGRIRSEVGTDEVILGLSGGVDSSVAAALIHRAIGKQLTCVFVDNGLLRLNEAGQVMDTFSRSLGVKVIHVDASEDFLDHLQGVADPEQKRRIIGREFVEVFQREAAKIANARWLAQGTIYPDVIESAGGKTKKAHTIKSHHNVGGLPDTLHLKLLEPLRELFKDEVRELGLTLGLSHDMVYRHPFPGPGLGVRILGEVKYEYAELLRHADAIFIEELRTSGWYEKTSQAFAVFLPVKSVGVMGDGRTYEYVVALRAVKTEDFMTAHWVELPYTLLARISNRIVNEVRGINRVVYDISGKPPATIEWE; encoded by the coding sequence ATGCATCAAAAAATACTCATCCTGGACTTCGGTTCCCAGTATACCCAGCTGATTGCCCGCCGCGTGCGGGAAACCAATGTTTATTGCGAAGTTCATCCATGCGACGTCAGTTCGCAATTCATCCATGACTTTGCACCGCGAGGCATCATTCTTTCCGGCGGCCCGGACTCCGTAGCGGAGGATGAAACGCCGCGCGCCTCGCAAATTGTTTTCGAGCTAGGCATCCCCGTACTCGGAATTTGCTACGGCATGCAGGCAATGGCTGCGCAACTGGGCGGTGCGGTCGAAACTTCGAAAGTACGGGAGTTTGGCTATGCCGAGGTGCGGGCGGAAGGTCAAACCGCGCTCATGCGCAATATTCACGATCGTACCGACGCGGAAGGCGAACCGGTTCTGGATGTGTGGATGAGCCATGGCGACAAGGTAACGGCACTTCCTCCCGGCTTCAAGGTGATGACCAGCAATGCCGCCACGCCGAATGCGGCCATAGCCGATGAGGTTCGCAAGTTTTATGGCATGCAATTCCACCCCGAGGTTACCCATACCCTGCAAGGCAAGGCCATTATCGAACGGTTCGCACATGAGATTTGCGGAGTCGGTTATGACTGGAACATGCCCGATTTCATGGAGGAAGCAATCGGCCGAATTCGCTCTGAAGTGGGCACAGATGAAGTTATTTTGGGCTTGTCCGGAGGCGTGGATTCATCGGTTGCAGCGGCACTTATTCATCGCGCAATAGGAAAACAGCTTACCTGCGTATTTGTGGACAATGGCCTGCTGCGGTTGAATGAGGCCGGGCAGGTAATGGATACCTTTAGCAGGAGCCTGGGTGTAAAAGTCATTCACGTCGACGCCAGCGAAGACTTTCTCGATCACTTGCAAGGCGTTGCCGATCCCGAACAAAAGCGCCGTATTATCGGCCGCGAGTTTGTCGAAGTATTTCAGCGCGAAGCCGCCAAGATCGCCAATGCACGCTGGCTCGCCCAGGGAACGATTTATCCCGACGTGATTGAATCCGCCGGCGGTAAAACAAAAAAAGCCCATACCATCAAATCCCATCATAATGTCGGCGGCCTGCCCGATACGCTGCATTTGAAGTTATTGGAACCCTTGCGTGAATTGTTCAAGGATGAGGTACGTGAGCTTGGCCTGACGCTGGGCCTGTCGCACGATATGGTGTATCGTCACCCTTTCCCGGGCCCTGGCCTGGGCGTTCGCATTCTGGGGGAAGTCAAGTACGAATACGCCGAGTTGCTGCGGCATGCCGACGCGATTTTTATCGAGGAATTACGGACTTCCGGCTGGTACGAAAAAACCTCGCAAGCCTTTGCCGTTTTCCTGCCGGTAAAGTCAGTGGGCGTGATGGGCGATGGACGCACCTACGAGTACGTGGTGGCATTAAGAGCGGTCAAAACGGAAGACTTTATGACTGCCCATTGGGTAGAGCTCCCTTATACCCTGCTGGCCAGGATATCCAATCGCATTGTCAACGAGGTTCGCGGCATCAATCGCGTGGTGTACGATATCTCCGGCAAACCACCCGCAACGATAGAGTGGGAATAA
- the guaB gene encoding IMP dehydrogenase, with translation MRLVEKALTFDDVLLLPAHSAVLPRNVNLATRLTRAISLNIPLVSAAMDTVTDSRLAIALAQEGGIGIIHKNMPAEDQAAHVAKVKRFESGVVKEPITIPPDMTVREVLDLIHRYKISGLPVVEGSKVVGIVTNRDLRFETNLDQPIKNIMTLKERLVTVKEGTTREEAMALLHQHRLERVLVVNDDFELCGLITVKDIIKTSEHPNACKDDLGRLRVGAAVGVGEGSDERAEALAEAGVDVIVVDTAHGHSQSVLERVQWVKKRFPQIQVIGGNIATAAAARALVDHGADGVKVGIGPGSICTTRIVAGVGVPQITAIKNVSGALNNTGVPLIADGGIRYSGDIAKAIAAGASSVMLGGLFAGTEESPGEIELFQGRSYKTYRGMGSLSAMQQGSSDRYFQEAGQDTEKLVPEGVEGRVPFKGSVIAVIHQLMGGIRSGMGYLGCGTIDEMHAKAEFIEITSAGIRESHVHNVQITKEAPNYHVE, from the coding sequence ATGCGACTGGTTGAAAAAGCTCTGACCTTTGACGATGTTTTGCTGCTTCCCGCCCACTCCGCGGTTTTACCACGCAATGTTAATTTAGCCACCCGTCTCACCCGCGCAATTTCTCTCAATATTCCATTGGTTTCCGCCGCCATGGATACGGTAACCGACTCGCGGCTTGCCATTGCCCTCGCTCAGGAAGGCGGCATCGGCATCATCCACAAGAATATGCCTGCAGAAGATCAGGCTGCCCATGTAGCCAAAGTCAAGCGTTTCGAAAGCGGCGTGGTGAAGGAGCCGATTACCATTCCGCCGGACATGACCGTGCGCGAAGTGCTCGATCTCATCCACCGTTACAAGATATCCGGTTTGCCGGTGGTGGAAGGCTCCAAAGTCGTGGGCATCGTCACCAACCGGGATCTACGTTTTGAAACCAATCTCGATCAACCCATCAAGAACATCATGACGCTGAAAGAGCGGCTGGTGACGGTGAAAGAAGGGACGACACGTGAAGAAGCGATGGCATTGCTGCATCAACACCGGCTGGAGAGAGTACTGGTGGTGAATGACGATTTCGAGCTGTGCGGATTGATTACCGTAAAGGATATTATCAAGACTTCGGAGCATCCCAACGCCTGCAAGGATGATCTGGGGCGTCTACGCGTGGGGGCCGCGGTCGGCGTCGGCGAAGGCAGCGACGAACGCGCGGAAGCGCTGGCGGAGGCGGGCGTGGACGTAATCGTGGTGGATACGGCGCACGGTCATTCCCAGAGCGTGCTGGAGCGGGTCCAGTGGGTCAAGAAACGCTTCCCTCAAATACAAGTCATCGGTGGCAATATTGCCACCGCCGCCGCGGCCAGGGCGTTGGTTGACCACGGCGCCGACGGCGTAAAAGTGGGCATCGGCCCCGGCTCGATTTGCACCACGCGCATTGTCGCCGGTGTAGGCGTACCGCAAATCACCGCGATCAAGAATGTATCGGGTGCCTTGAATAATACCGGTGTGCCTCTGATTGCCGATGGTGGTATCCGCTACTCCGGTGATATCGCCAAGGCGATCGCTGCGGGGGCCAGTTCCGTAATGCTGGGCGGATTGTTCGCCGGCACCGAAGAATCGCCCGGAGAAATTGAACTCTTCCAGGGACGGTCATATAAAACCTATCGCGGCATGGGCTCGCTTTCCGCAATGCAGCAGGGTTCCAGCGACCGCTATTTTCAGGAGGCCGGGCAGGACACCGAGAAACTGGTGCCTGAAGGCGTGGAAGGCCGTGTACCTTTCAAGGGCAGCGTGATCGCCGTGATCCATCAGCTCATGGGCGGCATACGCTCGGGCATGGGTTATCTCGGCTGTGGAACCATTGATGAAATGCACGCCAAAGCCGAGTTTATCGAAATCACTTCCGCCGGTATTCGCGAATCCCATGTGCATAACGTCCAGATCACCAAGGAGGCGCCAAATTATCACGTGGAATAG
- a CDS encoding RnfH family protein, whose translation MDIHERAMEIEVVYALPDIQIMRRLCAPPGVTARQAVELSGIINLYPEIDLSKNKLGVFGKLVKPNAILRDGDRVEIYRPLAVDPREARRKRMEDFKTMKKNRNAGTNVPNGAPL comes from the coding sequence ATGGACATTCATGAACGCGCAATGGAGATCGAAGTGGTTTATGCGTTGCCGGATATTCAGATTATGCGGCGGTTGTGTGCGCCGCCTGGAGTAACCGCGCGGCAGGCAGTGGAGCTTTCCGGAATCATCAACCTGTATCCGGAAATCGATCTCTCAAAAAACAAGCTGGGCGTATTTGGCAAATTGGTCAAACCCAATGCGATTCTGCGGGATGGCGATCGTGTGGAAATCTACCGGCCATTGGCCGTCGACCCCAGAGAGGCTCGCAGAAAACGCATGGAAGATTTCAAGACGATGAAGAAAAACAGGAATGCAGGCACGAATGTGCCGAACGGCGCACCCCTGTAG
- a CDS encoding type II toxin-antitoxin system RatA family toxin: protein MADIEKSVLVGYSASQMFALVDAVEAYPDFLPWCGGSSVSHQSETVTHATIMINYHHIKHSFTTENTRRPPELINITLLNGPFQNLDGHWRFIPLAEDACKIEFRLHYTFSHIFLEKLVGPVFFIIANSFVEAFIARAEAVYGHS, encoded by the coding sequence ATGGCTGATATAGAAAAATCGGTTCTGGTCGGTTATTCCGCGAGCCAGATGTTCGCGCTGGTGGATGCGGTGGAAGCGTATCCCGATTTTCTGCCGTGGTGCGGCGGCTCGTCCGTTAGCCATCAGAGTGAAACCGTAACGCATGCGACGATCATGATCAATTATCACCATATCAAGCATAGCTTCACTACCGAGAATACCCGGCGCCCGCCTGAATTGATTAATATCACACTGCTGAATGGACCCTTCCAAAACCTGGACGGCCATTGGCGTTTCATTCCATTGGCCGAAGATGCCTGCAAGATAGAGTTTCGCTTACACTACACGTTCTCGCATATATTTCTGGAAAAGCTGGTGGGTCCGGTATTTTTCATTATTGCCAACAGCTTCGTTGAAGCATTTATCGCACGGGCGGAAGCAGTTTATGGACATTCATGA
- the smpB gene encoding SsrA-binding protein SmpB, whose protein sequence is MSIVQNKKAFHDYFIEEKYETGVVLEGWEVKAIRAGRVQIKEAYVIIRNSELFLIGCHISALPTASTHINPDPVRTRKLLLHADEIKRLIGKAERAGYTLVPLDMHYKAGKIKLEIGLAKGKKQHDKRESEKQKEWMRDKQRLMRAK, encoded by the coding sequence ATGAGCATCGTTCAGAATAAGAAAGCTTTTCACGATTATTTTATCGAGGAAAAATATGAAACCGGCGTGGTTCTTGAAGGTTGGGAGGTCAAAGCGATCCGTGCGGGACGAGTACAGATAAAGGAAGCGTATGTCATAATCCGCAACAGCGAACTGTTTCTCATTGGCTGCCATATCAGCGCCCTGCCCACGGCATCCACTCATATCAACCCGGACCCGGTCCGCACGCGCAAGTTGTTGCTGCACGCGGATGAAATCAAGCGGCTCATTGGCAAGGCGGAGCGCGCTGGCTATACTCTTGTGCCGCTGGACATGCACTACAAGGCCGGGAAAATCAAGCTCGAAATAGGATTGGCCAAGGGTAAGAAACAGCATGACAAACGCGAGTCCGAGAAACAGAAAGAGTGGATGCGCGACAAGCAGCGTCTGATGCGCGCGAAATAA
- a CDS encoding COX15/CtaA family protein — translation MQKSIAIWLLACCALVFAMVVVGGVTRLTHSGLSIVEWQPIVGTIPPLSQSDWEILFEKYHQTPQYQKVNLGMSLDEFKGIFWWEYFHRLLGRVIGLAFFIPFVYFLARKGIDRRLGLKLTGIFVLGGLQGAMGWYMVKSGLVDNPHVSQYRLTAHLGLAFIIYAAMFRVALGLLFPADISHGNIRLRSLHRFSLGLTTLIFLMVLSGGFVAGIHAGMAYNTFPLMNGHIIPPEIFMLEPWYRNFFDNMATVQFDHRLIAWTLAILVPIFWFKSRNLPLPGSAHLACNMLLIMLMVQVSLGIATLLLVVPLPLAAAHQAGALLLFTAALWVNHQLR, via the coding sequence ATGCAAAAATCCATTGCCATCTGGTTGTTGGCTTGCTGCGCGCTGGTATTTGCCATGGTGGTCGTCGGTGGTGTGACGCGGCTTACCCATTCGGGACTTTCCATCGTTGAGTGGCAACCCATTGTCGGCACGATTCCTCCGCTCAGCCAAAGTGATTGGGAAATACTTTTCGAGAAGTATCATCAGACGCCTCAGTACCAGAAAGTAAATCTTGGCATGAGCCTGGATGAATTCAAGGGCATTTTCTGGTGGGAGTATTTTCACCGGCTGCTTGGGCGTGTTATCGGATTGGCCTTTTTTATTCCATTCGTATATTTTCTCGCGCGAAAAGGAATTGACCGGCGCCTGGGCCTGAAGCTGACGGGAATTTTCGTGTTGGGAGGTCTGCAGGGCGCGATGGGCTGGTATATGGTAAAAAGCGGCCTGGTGGATAACCCGCATGTCAGCCAATACCGCCTGACAGCCCATCTGGGGCTTGCATTCATCATTTATGCCGCAATGTTCCGGGTGGCGTTGGGGTTGCTGTTTCCCGCCGATATATCACATGGAAACATCAGATTGCGAAGTTTGCACCGTTTTTCCCTGGGACTTACCACCCTTATCTTCTTAATGGTGCTATCGGGAGGATTCGTTGCGGGTATCCATGCGGGGATGGCCTACAATACTTTTCCGTTGATGAACGGTCATATCATTCCACCCGAGATATTCATGCTGGAGCCATGGTATCGCAATTTTTTCGATAACATGGCGACAGTACAGTTCGATCATCGCCTGATTGCATGGACACTGGCAATTCTGGTTCCGATTTTCTGGTTTAAATCGAGGAACCTGCCACTTCCCGGTTCGGCCCATCTTGCCTGCAATATGTTGCTGATCATGCTGATGGTGCAGGTAAGTCTCGGTATCGCCACCTTGCTGCTGGTTGTTCCCCTGCCGCTGGCAGCGGCGCACCAGGCGGGTGCGCTGCTGCTGTTTACCGCCGCCCTTTGGGTCAATCACCAGCTTCGCTAG
- the ccmI gene encoding c-type cytochrome biogenesis protein CcmI — MTSFWVVAGIFIVGALLFVLPTLLRKKDHQAGVARDSTNVSIYRDQLAELDNDLRSDTLTREQYEQSKRELQQRMLEDIPEGESSMAAAILAAGSNRNTATIALISLAIPLLAVSLYLWLGNTRALTPQPAVEQMPMGGVTDEGGHQNFSAVLESLTARLKEQPDDVEGWIMLGRTYAIMQRFPDAKVAYEKVIAMVPDNAELLTDYADIVAMTNNGSLMGQPLELINKALRLDPKNPKALALAGTAEFEQKRFSKAAVYWEQLLALVPPESELARSVSSSIAEAKSLASGKGSIMARAQDQAPSGQNPPPAGNKPESVAAAGAAASGGGTLSGKVTLGPAMAGKASPNDSLYIFARAKVGPRAPLATLRLQVKDLPATFSLNDSMARSGVQLSTFPDEVVVGARISRSGSPMPQSGDLQGLSQPVRVGAKGIDVVIDQTLP, encoded by the coding sequence ATGACATCATTTTGGGTTGTAGCCGGCATTTTTATTGTCGGTGCTCTGCTGTTCGTGCTGCCTACGTTGCTGAGAAAAAAAGATCATCAAGCTGGCGTGGCGCGCGATTCCACCAATGTCAGCATCTATCGCGACCAGCTGGCCGAACTCGATAACGATTTACGCAGCGATACGCTGACCCGTGAGCAATACGAGCAAAGCAAGCGCGAACTGCAACAGCGCATGCTGGAAGACATTCCCGAAGGAGAATCCTCCATGGCAGCAGCCATATTGGCGGCCGGCAGCAACCGTAATACCGCCACCATCGCGTTGATATCGCTGGCGATACCCCTGCTGGCAGTTTCACTTTATCTCTGGCTGGGGAATACGCGAGCGCTCACTCCGCAGCCTGCTGTCGAGCAGATGCCCATGGGGGGCGTGACAGATGAGGGAGGCCATCAAAACTTCTCGGCCGTATTGGAAAGCCTGACCGCGCGCCTCAAGGAACAGCCGGATGATGTGGAAGGGTGGATCATGCTGGGAAGAACCTACGCAATCATGCAGCGTTTCCCCGACGCCAAGGTTGCCTATGAGAAAGTGATCGCCATGGTCCCGGATAATGCGGAACTGCTGACCGATTATGCCGATATAGTTGCCATGACGAATAATGGCAGTCTGATGGGTCAACCTTTGGAGCTGATCAACAAGGCGTTGCGCCTCGATCCCAAAAATCCCAAGGCGCTGGCATTGGCGGGCACCGCCGAATTTGAGCAGAAAAGATTCAGCAAGGCGGCCGTCTACTGGGAGCAATTACTGGCACTCGTCCCGCCGGAGTCCGAGTTGGCGCGGTCTGTAAGCAGCAGCATTGCCGAAGCGAAATCGCTGGCTTCAGGAAAAGGCAGCATCATGGCGAGGGCGCAGGACCAGGCACCGAGTGGTCAGAATCCTCCTCCCGCCGGGAACAAGCCGGAGTCGGTTGCGGCTGCGGGGGCTGCCGCATCGGGTGGCGGCACCCTTTCCGGGAAGGTGACGCTGGGCCCCGCGATGGCCGGCAAGGCGTCTCCCAATGACAGCTTGTATATTTTTGCGCGCGCCAAGGTGGGTCCGAGGGCGCCGCTGGCAACGCTGCGCCTGCAGGTCAAGGATCTGCCCGCGACTTTCTCGCTGAACGACTCGATGGCCAGATCCGGCGTGCAGCTATCCACTTTCCCCGATGAAGTGGTGGTAGGGGCCAGAATCTCAAGATCCGGATCTCCCATGCCGCAAAGCGGCGATCTGCAAGGCCTCAGCCAGCCAGTCAGGGTCGGCGCCAAAGGGATTGATGTGGTAATCGATCAAACGTTACCCTGA
- a CDS encoding cytochrome c-type biogenesis protein — MSKIFLLLALVFLLPSGWAKEAAPVAEDPEIERRMIRLSEDLRCLVCQNESLAGSRADFANDLRREIREQMRANKSDKEIVDFLVARYGDFVLYRPPVKSTTLFLWFGPFIFLAIGAVILVVYLKRRRRQIEDPVLSDRQREQAEALLKEGKGNNA, encoded by the coding sequence GTGAGTAAAATTTTCCTGTTGCTTGCCCTGGTGTTTCTGCTGCCTTCAGGTTGGGCCAAGGAGGCCGCGCCGGTGGCTGAAGACCCGGAGATCGAAAGGCGCATGATCCGCTTATCCGAAGATCTGCGTTGTCTCGTATGCCAGAATGAATCCCTTGCGGGGTCGCGGGCGGATTTCGCCAACGACCTGCGACGTGAGATCCGTGAACAGATGAGGGCAAACAAAAGCGATAAGGAGATTGTCGATTTCCTGGTTGCCCGTTATGGCGATTTCGTGCTTTATCGCCCGCCGGTTAAGTCCACAACGCTATTTTTATGGTTCGGCCCCTTCATTTTTCTGGCGATAGGCGCGGTAATCCTGGTGGTTTATCTCAAACGCCGGCGCAGGCAGATTGAAGACCCGGTGCTATCCGACCGGCAGCGTGAGCAGGCTGAAGCCTTGCTAAAGGAAGGCAAGGGTAACAACGCATGA
- a CDS encoding DsbE family thiol:disulfide interchange protein: MTRFLLPLAAFIVLVGFLLVGLNLNPRQVPSPLIGKPAPEFQLEQLHESEKTLTSRDNLGKVWLLNVWASWCVSCREEHPLLVELAKSGIVPVYGLNYKDERDLALQWLKQFGDPYTVSIRDPEGRTGIEYGVYGVPETYVIDKNGVIRYKQIGPVTVEALETKILPLVRELQG, encoded by the coding sequence ATGACGCGTTTTCTGCTTCCGCTGGCGGCATTTATCGTATTGGTCGGGTTCCTGCTTGTTGGCCTGAACCTCAATCCGCGCCAGGTACCGTCGCCCCTGATCGGAAAACCCGCTCCTGAATTCCAGCTGGAACAACTGCATGAATCGGAAAAGACACTTACCTCCAGGGATAATCTCGGCAAGGTATGGTTGCTGAATGTATGGGCCTCGTGGTGTGTTTCGTGCCGCGAGGAGCACCCGCTACTGGTGGAACTGGCCAAGTCCGGAATAGTCCCCGTCTACGGCCTCAACTATAAGGACGAGCGCGATCTGGCCCTGCAGTGGCTGAAGCAATTCGGCGATCCTTATACCGTCAGCATCAGGGATCCCGAAGGGAGAACAGGCATCGAGTATGGCGTCTATGGCGTTCCGGAAACCTATGTCATCGACAAGAATGGCGTCATTCGTTACAAGCAGATCGGGCCGGTAACGGTGGAAGCGCTGGAAACAAAAATTCTGCCGCTGGTAAGGGAATTACAGGGATGA